The proteins below are encoded in one region of Fibrella aestuarina BUZ 2:
- a CDS encoding NUMOD4 domain-containing protein, whose product MVFSNKYHAFFVFLYMEEQNEIWKDIAGFEGLYQISNMGNVASLRYGFKLKTLQRKKANDAPGYYLQTQLVKPNEKVKMYLVHRLVATHFLPNPNNKPHVNHKNGVKHDNTVANLEWATARENSMHAHKSNLSKPRPARNRKLTDEQANQIRMLYSAGVELSTLGRTFGLNLNGIKGIVDNKIYTIQKH is encoded by the coding sequence ATGGTATTTTCCAATAAATACCATGCTTTTTTTGTATTTTTATATATGGAAGAACAAAATGAAATCTGGAAAGATATTGCCGGTTTTGAGGGGCTATATCAAATAAGCAACATGGGCAATGTTGCATCTTTAAGGTATGGGTTTAAGCTAAAAACGCTTCAGAGAAAAAAGGCAAACGATGCGCCAGGGTATTACTTACAAACTCAATTAGTTAAGCCAAATGAAAAGGTGAAGATGTATTTAGTTCACCGCTTAGTTGCTACACATTTTTTGCCAAACCCTAATAATAAGCCGCACGTCAATCATAAAAACGGAGTCAAGCACGACAATACAGTAGCTAACTTAGAGTGGGCTACTGCACGCGAGAATTCAATGCATGCTCACAAAAGTAATCTATCCAAACCTAGGCCCGCACGAAACCGGAAACTAACAGATGAGCAGGCCAATCAAATAAGGATGCTTTATAGTGCTGGAGTAGAGCTTAGTACACTTGGAAGGACTTTTGGCCTCAACCTCAATGGCATTAAAGGCATTGTAGACAATAAGATATATACTATACAAAAGCATTAA
- a CDS encoding D-Ala-D-Ala carboxypeptidase family metallohydrolase produces the protein MTQFPDFGKWLTLSEAIKSQTATRKGINNMPTQREYDNMVRLYNAVYVPICERFGKLPVSSFFRCPALNKAVGGSATSDHVQGRAIDIDCDGLGEGYPTNKELFEWVRTHLEFDQVIQEFPDADGNPGWVHVGYRSPTQNRKRALKAVSQNGKTIYEVE, from the coding sequence ATGACTCAATTCCCTGATTTTGGTAAATGGCTCACGCTGTCCGAAGCGATCAAATCGCAGACCGCGACCCGCAAAGGCATCAACAACATGCCGACGCAGCGCGAATACGACAACATGGTACGGCTCTACAATGCCGTGTACGTGCCGATCTGTGAACGCTTCGGCAAACTACCCGTTAGTTCGTTCTTTCGCTGTCCTGCGCTGAATAAAGCGGTTGGCGGCTCAGCGACGAGCGACCACGTACAGGGCCGGGCGATCGACATTGACTGCGACGGGCTGGGTGAAGGCTACCCCACCAACAAAGAGTTGTTCGAGTGGGTACGTACCCATTTAGAGTTCGACCAGGTGATCCAGGAGTTCCCAGACGCGGACGGCAATCCGGGCTGGGTGCATGTCGGCTATCGGTCACCGACACAAAACCGCAAACGAGCGCTCAAAGCGGTATCGCAGAACGGCAAAACGATTTACGAAGTTGAATAG
- a CDS encoding Ig domain-containing protein: MSKLGEVIADPLSTVQGNRKPQSGVKKPKSNFIAAAFVVAGTLPDLGQSYTPPNGGSAATLTAATLPGVLKKLCYAGLASFFGNGQINGKRGKFSEFKEAFAYGTRTTPRPTGLGEYAYMIDYADQLFNVEFFNALRERQTPYDIYLFSDAHVEIVRWSLQNPVYQNIGTAVDGDIKKDIPGAFEIACTSQGEPLPAFGVVLATLTNDVAFTFGAPTVTNLTPVVGGINRFSMASTAATLTPVLNEATQAAGSGIAYSVFLNTSDAAPAAVTVNTSTGVVSIATTLTTGTYRFTLVVENATGVTGSYSFTIDKA, translated from the coding sequence ATGTCCAAATTAGGCGAAGTCATTGCCGATCCGCTATCGACGGTACAGGGCAACCGCAAACCCCAATCGGGCGTCAAAAAGCCCAAATCAAACTTTATCGCTGCCGCTTTCGTGGTCGCGGGTACCCTGCCCGATCTGGGCCAGAGCTATACCCCGCCGAATGGAGGTAGCGCCGCCACACTGACGGCGGCCACCTTGCCCGGTGTGCTGAAAAAGCTGTGTTACGCCGGACTGGCTTCGTTCTTCGGCAACGGTCAGATCAATGGCAAGCGCGGCAAGTTCAGTGAATTCAAAGAGGCTTTCGCCTACGGCACCCGCACGACGCCGCGCCCGACGGGTCTGGGTGAGTATGCGTACATGATCGATTACGCCGACCAACTCTTCAACGTCGAGTTCTTCAACGCGCTACGCGAACGGCAGACCCCGTACGACATCTACCTGTTCTCGGACGCCCACGTTGAAATCGTGCGCTGGAGCCTGCAAAACCCCGTGTACCAAAACATCGGTACGGCTGTCGATGGCGACATCAAAAAAGACATTCCGGGCGCCTTCGAAATCGCCTGCACCTCGCAGGGTGAGCCGCTGCCCGCCTTTGGCGTCGTATTGGCCACGCTGACCAACGATGTCGCCTTCACGTTTGGCGCGCCGACGGTCACCAACCTCACGCCGGTAGTCGGCGGCATCAACCGGTTCTCAATGGCCTCGACAGCGGCCACCTTGACGCCGGTACTGAACGAAGCGACGCAGGCCGCTGGCTCAGGCATTGCCTACTCGGTATTCCTCAACACGTCGGACGCCGCACCCGCTGCCGTCACGGTCAACACCTCGACGGGTGTGGTCTCGATCGCTACGACCCTCACGACGGGCACATACCGCTTCACGCTGGTGGTCGAAAACGCGACGGGCGTAACGGGTAGCTATTCTTTCACGATTGACAAGGCCTAA
- a CDS encoding SGNH/GDSL hydrolase family protein — protein MRRYLLLALAALITVGVNAQSKRIAYMSVTPDGGGLSLTLSTGEAVVYNFTALQTAISNISSGTVSPAERIAWNAKTIAPQTFKGGWNASTNSPALSATATTQGDYYEVTTSGTTSVVSGTSTVYSVGDKLLSNGTTWTRIAGVTLGTTIEQGKNLFNVAAVQTGKYVSNSGDGSIGTATGFNLSPVIPVSPGATYTLSGLTNGLQYSIRFENASGTYVAGSAISSTSFPFSFSVPASAAQLVFTCKFNSDATQPALVQLELGSSATAFTAYRAPVVTGVQGGALKAAELFPNSTMNGKALVTADQIANVSTLSFVSPKNLFNPASVTANSAVSTGGDIGTFSGFTISDYIPVTGGAVYTLSGTTGQKAIQFASAAKAKVGFAVTSTYPFSFTVPATATYLIFTAKRSDESVISSTLMLEAGSSATTYEAYFTPYVSGPVQAIQLAAGTKMAGKTVATTDQLPTGTPLPINYTKILAVGSSITDGVGASADSLKYRNVLQATLTAVLGRSITVVNGGLSGQNSSANLSALPSQLAANNPQVVLIEANINDAKSTTAGVGRSTSESNLNSMIDLVIAAGAVPVLWTAGPLDVTTGTGGAFSDTKRLQLNATVRKIAAARNIRLIDIGVHSAYNFLLLADGLHGNDRGHRFNAECLASGFLRN, from the coding sequence ATGAGAAGATACTTACTCTTAGCGCTTGCCGCTTTGATTACCGTTGGCGTTAACGCCCAAAGCAAGCGCATTGCCTACATGTCAGTAACACCCGACGGTGGTGGGCTATCGCTCACATTAAGCACAGGGGAAGCTGTGGTCTACAATTTTACTGCACTCCAGACCGCCATCTCCAACATATCGTCGGGCACAGTCAGCCCCGCCGAGCGGATTGCCTGGAATGCCAAAACGATCGCACCACAAACCTTCAAAGGGGGCTGGAACGCCTCGACTAATAGTCCGGCCCTGAGTGCCACGGCCACCACGCAGGGCGACTATTACGAGGTCACTACGTCGGGCACCACGTCGGTTGTGTCGGGTACGAGTACCGTCTACAGTGTGGGTGATAAGCTGCTAAGCAACGGAACCACCTGGACGCGCATCGCCGGTGTCACGCTGGGCACCACCATTGAGCAGGGAAAAAACCTCTTTAACGTCGCGGCTGTCCAGACGGGTAAGTATGTATCAAACTCGGGGGATGGCTCAATCGGTACGGCTACCGGCTTCAACCTCTCGCCGGTCATTCCTGTATCGCCGGGCGCCACCTATACCCTGTCGGGCCTGACCAATGGCTTACAGTACTCGATTCGGTTTGAAAATGCGTCTGGTACGTATGTAGCGGGTTCGGCTATTTCCAGCACGTCGTTCCCTTTCTCGTTTTCGGTACCTGCCTCGGCAGCCCAACTGGTGTTCACCTGCAAGTTCAACAGTGACGCGACGCAGCCCGCTTTGGTGCAACTGGAATTGGGCAGTTCGGCTACCGCTTTCACCGCCTATCGGGCGCCTGTCGTGACCGGTGTACAGGGCGGGGCGCTCAAGGCGGCTGAGCTGTTTCCGAATTCGACCATGAATGGCAAGGCGCTGGTCACCGCCGATCAGATCGCCAACGTCAGCACGCTATCGTTTGTGTCGCCCAAGAACCTGTTTAATCCCGCGTCGGTGACGGCTAACTCTGCCGTTTCGACGGGGGGCGATATTGGCACCTTTTCGGGCTTTACGATTTCAGACTACATACCCGTGACGGGCGGGGCGGTCTACACACTTTCCGGCACGACGGGGCAGAAAGCTATCCAGTTCGCCTCAGCGGCTAAGGCAAAGGTCGGCTTTGCGGTCACCTCGACCTACCCCTTCTCGTTCACCGTGCCCGCCACAGCCACCTACCTGATCTTTACCGCCAAACGCAGCGATGAATCGGTTATTTCGTCAACCCTGATGCTGGAGGCCGGTAGCAGCGCCACAACCTATGAGGCGTACTTTACGCCCTACGTGTCGGGGCCGGTGCAGGCCATCCAGCTCGCCGCTGGCACCAAAATGGCGGGCAAAACGGTCGCTACTACCGATCAATTGCCAACCGGAACGCCACTGCCAATCAATTACACAAAAATACTGGCGGTCGGTAGTTCAATTACCGATGGGGTTGGCGCGAGTGCGGATTCCTTGAAATACCGCAACGTGCTACAGGCGACCCTTACTGCAGTATTGGGGCGTTCGATTACGGTCGTCAACGGCGGGCTATCGGGTCAGAACTCATCGGCTAACCTGTCGGCGTTGCCAAGTCAATTGGCGGCTAATAATCCCCAAGTTGTGTTAATTGAGGCCAATATCAACGACGCCAAAAGCACCACGGCGGGCGTGGGTCGTTCCACCTCGGAGAGCAACCTCAATAGCATGATTGATCTGGTGATTGCGGCGGGGGCGGTGCCTGTACTGTGGACGGCGGGGCCGCTCGATGTTACCACCGGGACGGGCGGCGCATTCTCGGATACGAAACGACTGCAGCTCAACGCAACGGTACGAAAGATTGCTGCCGCCCGCAACATCCGGCTTATTGACATTGGTGTACATTCGGCGTACAACTTCCTACTGCTGGCCGACGGCCTTCACGGAAACGACCGAGGCCATCGGTTCAATGCCGAATGCCTGGCGAGCGGGTTTTTAAGGAATTAA